A genomic segment from Chanos chanos chromosome 2, fChaCha1.1, whole genome shotgun sequence encodes:
- the sec24b gene encoding protein transport protein Sec24B, translating into MSAPGYTNLNSSVNYSLNGGATPSYQNGPGQPYPAMYPSSSYYSSTPQQAYPAAPGHKASVVNNDHMSNYYHNSNQPPPAGPGSGPSPYGPSSTSHPPTQPYGTTAPSSSGASQPPSAFQHPALYSMPTAYYGQHYPTSHPQSLPLSQPPQPNLVSVSSGTSMNAPLYPIVSYPSAPGSSQYGTLRSSQMSSGQPPVSTVMAPPSSGTEQQFVQGNGSSIPASVTPAHQSYADPLLSQTAAVNGQANAVPQHYEHSLHTPMTQHYGGPPPTSQGPDGDRPPSGTSTSVHSSPGHQQGLQYGGYIANSGVSSSAATARDHSSSSSDADEEDEEDEEAGADSSSSTTGSASPVPNSYESLEGGSYPDSSIPPPADPSKRAPPFGYSYPSMQPGYQQGSSSRPDSSPSHRGYNPPGYQAQYSQPFPSLSQLSAALGGLSGVPELEVDALRPVNLIQERNLLPPTHTASPEPNLSTELKKVNCSPDTFRCTLTSIPQTQALLNKARLPLGLLLHPFRDLTQLPVITSNTIVRCRSCRTYINPFVSFLDQRRWKCNLCYRVNDVPDEFMYNPVTRSYGEPHKRPEIQNSTVEFIASSDYMLRPPQPAAYLFVLDVSHNAIEAGYLNVFCQSLLENLDKLPGDTRTKIGFLTFDSTIHFYNLQEGLSQPQMLVVSDIDDVFIPTHDSLLVNLKESKELVKELLTALPRMFTNTRETHSALGPALQAAFKLMSPTGGRVSVFQTQLPTLGAGLLHSREDPNQRSSTKGVQHLGPATDFYKKLALDCSGQQIGVDLFLLSSQYSDLASLACVSKYSAGSIFYYPTFHHIHNPAQRQKFQKDLQRYLTRKIGFEAVMRIRCTKGLSIHTFHGNFFVRSTDLLSLANVNPDSGFAVQVSIEESLADTSLACFQAALLYTSSKGKRRIRVHTLCLPVVSQLSDVFAGADVEAITCLLANMAIDRSISSSLTDARDALVNAVVDSLSAYRANGSSLQPVGVIAPASLRLFPLYVLALLKQKALRTGTSTRLDDRVFAMCEFKSQPLKHMMRMVHPDLYRIDNLSEQGALHLNDCVIPQPPLLQLSAEKLTREGAFLMDCGSVMYLWVGKCCSEIFIRDVLGYPNYASIPPNMTEIPELETQSSQRTRAFLSWLQESRTFFPCFYVLKDDPSTKTSFFQHLVEDRTESAQSYYEFLLHIQQQICH; encoded by the exons ATGTCTGCGCCGGGATATACAAATCTGAACTCTTCGGTTAATTACAGCCTGAACGGTGGAGCGACTCCTTCCTATCAAAATG gtCCTGGGCAGCCTTACCCAGCCATGTACCCTTCTTCGAGCTATTACAGCTCTACCCCACAACAGGCCTATCCAGCTGCCCCAGGGCACAAAGCCTCAGTGGTGAACAATGACCACATGTCCAATTACTACCACAACAGCAACCAGCCTCCACCAGCTGGCCCTGGGTCAGGTCCTTCTCCATATGGACCTTCTTCTACTTCACACCCCCCTACCCAGCCGTATGGCACGACTGCCCCATCTTCCTCAGGAGCCTCCCAGCCTCCTTCAGCTTTTCAGCATCCTGCTCTGTATTCCATGCCAACAGCATACTATGGACAGCATTACCCAACATCTCACCCCCAGTCCCTACCTCTGTCTCAACCCCCCCAGCCAAATTTAGTGTCTGTGTCCAGCGGCACCAGCATGAATGCTCCACTTTACCCCATCGTATCCTACCCATCAGCGCCCGGGAGCAGTCAGTATGGAACTCTGCGGTCTTCACAAATGTCCTCTGGACAGCCACCTGTTTCCACAGTGATGGCACCGCCCTCCTCTGGCACAGAGCAGCAGTTTGTTCAGGGGAATGGGTCATCCATTCCTGCGTCAGTCACACCAGCTCATCAGAGTTACGCAGACCCACTCCTCAGCCAGACCGCTGCAGTCAACGGCCAGGCAAACGCAG TGCCTCAGCACTATGAGCATAGCCTCCATACCCCCATGACCCAGCACTACGGTGGGCCTCCCCCCACATCACAGGGCCCTGATGGGGACAGGCCACCTTCAGGGACTTCCACCTCTGTGCATTCCTCACCAGGTCACCAGCAAG GCCTGCAGTATGGTGGATATATTGCTAATAGTGGAGTTAGCTCCTCTGCAGCGACAGCCAGAGATCATTCCTCATCCAGCTCTGATGCtgatgaagaggatgaggaggatgaggaagcaG GTGCAGACAGCTCTTCCTCGACCACAGGCAGTGCATCTCCAGTACCCAACAGCTATGAGTCTCTGGAGGGGGGGAGCTACCCAG ACTCCTCCATTCCACCTCCTGCTGACCCCTCTAAACGAGCTCCACCGTTTGGCTACAGTTACCCATCCATGCAGCCTGGCTATCAGCAGGGCTCTTCCTCTCGTCCAGACTCCTCCCCCTCTCACAGAGGGTACAACCCCCCAGGCTACCAGGCCCAGTACTCACAG ccctTCCCCAGTCTGTCCCAGCTGTCTGCAGCACTGGGGGGGTTGAGCGGTGTACCTGAGCTGGAGGTGGATGCACTGCGGCCAGTCAATCTGATCCAGGAGAGGAACCTtctccccccaacacacactgcatcaccaGAGCCAAACCTCAGCACTGAGCTCAAGAAGGTCAACTGTAGCCCAGA tacCTTCAGGTGTACTCTCACTAGTATTCCCCAGACTCAGGCTCTGCTGAATAAAGCCCGTCTCCCGCTGGGTTTACTGCTCCATCCCTTCAGGGACCTGACA CAATTACCCGTCATCACGTCAAACACCATCGTGCGCTGTCGATCCTGTCGGACATACATCAACCCGTTTGTGTCTTTCCTGGACCAGAGGAGGTGGAAATGTAATCTGTGTTACAGAGTGAATGACG ttcctGATGAGTTTATGTACAATCCAGTTACTCGTTCCTATGGAGAACCTCATAAGAGACCTGAGATCCAGAACTCCACTGTAGAGTTTATCGCTTCTTCTGATTACATG CTGCGCCCACCCCAGCCAGCAGcttatctgtttgtgttggaTGTATCCCATAATGCAATTGAAGCCGGCTATCTGAACGTGTTTTGTCAGTCACTGCTGGAAAACCTTGATAA GTTACCAGGGGATACACGGACCAAGATTGGTTTTCTGACGTTCGACAGCACTATTCATTTCTATAACCTGCAGGAGGGGCTGTCCCAGCCACAGATGCTTGTGGTCTCAGATATAGACG ATGTGTTCATTCCCACGCATGACAGTTTGCTGGTGAATCTAAAAGAGAGTAAAGAG CTGGTGAAGGAGCTGTTGACAGCATTGCCAAGAATGTTCACAAACACCAGAGAGACTCACAGCGCACTGGGCCCCGCACTTCAGGCCGCGTTTAAACTCATGTCCCCCACCGGAGGCCGCGTGTCTGTGTTCCAAACCCAGTTACCCACGCTAGGAGCTGGACTGCTGCATTCACGGGAGGATCCCAACCAGAGATCTAGCACCAAG ggtgTTCAGCATTTGGGTCCAGCCACAGATTTCTATAAGAAGCTAGCTCTGGACTGCTCCGGGCAGCAGATTGGAGTGGACCTGTTTCTCCTGAGCTCGCAGTACTCTGACTTGGCATCTTTAG cctgtgtgtcCAAGTACTCAGCTGGAAGCATCTTCTACTACCCAACATTCCACCACATCCATAACCCTGCCCAACGACAGAAGTTCCAGAAGGATCTCCAGAGGTACCTGACCAGGAAGATTGGCTTTGAGGCTGTCATGAGAATCAGATGTACCAAAG GGTTGTCCATCCACACATTCCATGGGAACTTCTTTGTGCGCTCCACTGATTTGCTCTCCCTGGCGAATGTTAACCCGGACTCAGGCTTTGCTGTGCAGGTGTCTATAGAGGAGAGCTTAGCAGACACATCACTAGCCTGTTTCCAGGCCGCCCTGCTGTACACATCCAGCAAAG GTAAGCGGCGAATCAGAGTGCACACGCTTTGTCTGCCGGTGGTCAGTCAGCTCAGTGATGTGTTTGCTGGAGCCGACGTTGAAGCGATCACCTGCCTCCTCGCTAATATGG CCATCGACCGGTCCATATCCTCCAGTCTGACGGATGCTCGGGATGCACTGGTGAACGCAGTGGTAGATTCCTTATCCGCATATCGTGCTAACGGCTCAAGCCTGCAGCCAGTTGGTGTCATCGCACCTGCATCTCTCCGCCTGTTCCCCCTCTACGTACTTGCTCTGCTCAAACAG AAAGCTTTGCGGACAGGAACAAGTACTCGTTTGGACGATCGCGTGTTTGCTATGTGTGAGTTTAAGAGCCAGCCACTGAAACACATGATGCGCATGGTACATCCAGACCTCTACCGCATCGACAACCTgtctgaacag GGGGCACTGCACCTGAATGACTGTGTGATTCCACAACCTCCTCTACTCCAGCTCTCAGCCGAGAAACTCACAAGAGAAGGCGCCTTTCTCATGGACTGTGGCAGT GTGATGTACCTGTGGGTGGGGAAATGCTGCAGTGAGATATTCATTCGAGATGTGCTGGGATATCCCAACTATGCCTCCATCCCTCCCAACATG
- the LOC115804895 gene encoding LRRN4 C-terminal-like protein codes for MLLLWSLISTLLLILSPEFLWGLTVSPLPSQSPITHIRIVYVPGIDYDYDSDTPKPPQTTRSPATTTTSKPCDYDPCVFHEVSCFDLSVQTGCLCRGISGPDKRPEPPRLWKVSQGSSGEAVVHWCAPSSTVTQYKVILEGHEGQMQVFGEASRNGTVERLQAGTKVCVLAVNKAGESKQSEESCARYEPRTPDKAGLRAGVIAGGVGFLLLLSLAALLLWRRQSCKKERNDADAEGLGNPSYSTDGTL; via the coding sequence ATGTTGCTGTTGTGGAGCCTCATTTCAACTCTCTTGCTGATCCTGTCCCCAGAATTCCTGTGGGGTTTGACAGTCAGTCCACTCCCCTCTCAGTCgcccatcacacacatacggaTTGTCTATGTACCGGGGATAGACTATGACTACGACAGCGACACCCCTAAACCACCCCAAACCACAAGATCCCCTGCCACCACCACAACCTCTAAGCCTTGTGACTATGACCCCTGCGTGTTCCATGAGGTCTCATGTTTTGATCTCTCTGTCCAGACTGGGTGCCTCTGTCGTGGGATCAGCGGTCCAGACAAACGTCCTGAACCTCCACGGCTTTGGAAAGTGAGCCAGGGCTCATCAGGGGAGGCGGTGGTCCACTGGTGTGCTCCGTCGTCCACTGTGACGCAGTATAAGGTGATTCTAGAGGGACACGAGGGACAGATGCAGGTTTTTGGGGAGGCCTCTCGTAACGGGACGGTAGAGCGACTACAGGCCGGGACGAAGGTGTGCGTGCTCGCTGTTAACAAGGCAGGGGAAAGCAAACAGTCAGAGGAGTCATGCGCTCGCTATGAACCGCGCACACCTGACAAGGCCGGCCTGAGAGCAGGGGTGATAGCCGGCGGGGTTGGCTTCCTCCTGCTACTCTCATTGGCTGCCCTGTTACTATGGCGACGACAGTcatgcaaaaaagaaaggaacgATGCTGATGCAGAAGGGCTGGGGAACCCCTCCTACAGTACGGACGGCACTCTGTga